The Sphingobacteriales bacterium nucleotide sequence AGCCAATAATACAAAGCATCATATAAATTCATGAGTACAGCAAAAGTTGAGAAGGAAACGCCATTAATGCAACAGTTTAATAAGATTAAACAAAAATATCCTGATGCTATTTTATTATTTAGAGTAGGTGATTTCTACGAAACTTTTGGCTCAGATGCAGTAAAGGCAGCAGATGTTTTGGGTATTGTGCTTACCAAACGCGCCAATGGTTCTCAAAAAGATTTAGAATTAGCAGGATTTCCTTTTCATGCTGTAGATACTTATTTACCTAAGTTAGTAAAAGCAGGTTATCGTGTAGCTATCTGTGAGCAACTCGAAGACCCTAAATCTACTAAAGGTATTGTAAAAAGAGGCGTTACTGAGTTGATAACGCCAGGCGTTACCATCAATGATAAAATATTAGACCATAAGAGTAATAATTTTTTAGCTTCAGTATTTTATGAAAATGAGCAAGTAGGTGTTGCATTTTTAGATATATCTACTGGTGAGTTTTTTGTAGCACAAGGCAATGTAGATTATTTAGACAAACTATTGCAAAGCTACACACCATCAGAAGTTGTTTTTCCAAAACATCAACAGAAAAAGTTTAATGCAAACTATGCCAATAAATACCATATCTACGCCATTGATGATTGGGTATATCAAGATGATTTTTTAGAGAAAAAACTATTGCAACATTTTCAAGTACAAACGCTCAAAGGCTTTGGTTTAGATAATATCCCAATTGGCATCAAAGCAGCTGGCGCATGTTTGCATTATTTGAATGAAGCTGAGCATAAATCTTTAGAACACATTACGCAGATAAATAGAATTGAGAACAACAATTATGTTTGGCTAGATAGATTTACAGCACGCAACTTAGAACTAATACATACCATGCACGAAAATGGCGTGTCTTTGTTAAATGTTTTAGATAAAACTGTTGCGCCAATGGGCAGCAGAATGATGAAGCGTTGGATAGCCATGCCTTTGAAAAATAAATCATCAATAGATGAAAGATTAAATGCTGTAGAATTTTTAATAAAGGAACAAGAAATTGCTCATCAATTAATTCAAAATATTAAGATAATCGGAGATTTAGAAAGAATCATTTCTAAAGTTTCTTTATCTAAAATATCGCCACGCGAGCTTAATCAACTTAAAAAAGCATTGTTTGCCATTGAAGATATTAAGAATACATGTACGCAAACAAAGCATATCACATTAAATAAAATTGGTGAGCAAATCAATCTATGTACTTCAGTAAAAGAAAAGATTGATAGTACGATTGAGGAACAAGCACCAGTTGCTATTCAGAAAGGAAATACAATAAAGAATGGCGTGTCTAAAGAATTGGATGAGCTACGTGTTATATCTACTTCAGGTAAAGATTATCTTACACAATTACAAAATTCTGAAATAGAAAAAACAGGAATATCTTCTTTGAAAATTGGTTTTAATAATGTGTTTGGATATTTTTTAGAAGTAAGAAACACACATAAAGATAAAGTGCCAACAGAATGGATACGCAAGCAAACATTGGTAAATGCAGAAAGATACATTACACCAGAATTGAAAATTTATGAAGAAAAAATTTTAGGAGCAGAAGAGAAAATATTAAATATTGAAGAAGCTATTTTTAATGAATTGGTGCAATACATTAGTGATTATGTAAAAGTAATACAACTTAATGCATATCTCATTGCACAATTAGATTGTTTGTTGTCATTTGCACATATTGCTCAAAAAAATAATTATAGAAAACCTAATATTAATGATGATAATACTTTAAAGATTAAAGAAGGTAGGCATCCAGTTATTGAGCAACAATTACCTTTGGGCGAACAATATATTCCAAATGATGTGTTTTTGGATAATGATTCACAACAAATTATTATCATCACTGGACCAAATATGAGTGGAAAATCAGCGATACTCAGGCAGACAGCATTGATAGTTTTGATGGCACAAATGGGAAGTTTTGTGCCTGCACAATTTGCAGAAATTGGCATTATAGATAAATTGTTTACTAGAGTAGGTGCAAGTGATAATCTATCTTTGGGCGAATCTACATTTATGGTAGAAATGATAGAAACAGCAAGTATTATTAATAATATCACAGAAAAAAGCTTGGTGTTGCTAGATGAAATCGGTCGTGGTACATCTACGTATGATGGTATTTCTATTGCTTGGAGTTTAGTAGAATATCTTCATAATAATAAGATTGCAAAACCTAAAACTATGTTTGCAACACATTACCATGAGTTGAATGAATTAGCTGATAAATTTGAACGTATCAAAAATTATAATGTTGCAGTACAAGAATCGAATAATAAGGTTGTTTTTCTAAGGAAATTGGTAGAAGGTGGAAGTGGACATAGTTTTGGTATACATGTAGCAAAAATGGCTGGTTTGCCAAATAGTATCATCAATAGAGCAAATGAAATTTTACTTGAATTAGAAAATAATAGAAATATATCTTCTGATATTTCTCAAACATTAAAGAAACTACCAGAAAATCAGAATTTCCAATTGAATATGTTTTCGATGGATGATCCACGATTATTGAAACTCAAAGAAGTAATAGAAAAAGTTGATATCAATTCAATTACACCAGTTGAAGCTTTACTTAAGCTAAATGAATTGAGAAAATTACTTTAATAAAAATATGATGTATTTATTTTAATACTTTTTCGAAAGCTTTTCTTGCAGAACCATTAAAGAATACTTCGCCACAATAAGTATAGCCTAGTTTATCTAATATTTTTAGCATAGGAATATTATCGAAATTGGTGTCCACTTTTATACTAAAAATATTGTTGTTTAGAGCCATTGCTTCAATTAAACCAAAGAGTTTAGTAGCAACACCTTTTCCTTTTACTGAGTTTGCAGTAGCCACACGATGAATAACTACATATTTTTCGTTGCTTAGCCATTGTCCAACTATATTATTGTATGCTGGTTCTATATCAAATATTATTGCAGCATAGGCAATAATTGTGACATCTTCAACAACTACATAGCCATTGTTATTTTCAATGTCGTTATATATTGTTTGCTGATTTGGATAGCCATTTTGCCATTGTTCACTTCCATCTAACCGTCTTTGTTCAATTGCCTGTTGAAGAATTTCCCAAATTTTGTCAGCATCAGCATGACTTGCTTTTCTGAGTTGCATTTTTAAACGAATTATTTTAATCTAAATGTAAATTTAGATATTTGTATTTATTCTTTTTTTTAATTTATTGTTTAGTTCAGATTTTTGTTTTAAATTTGTAACCATTGTATAAGGTTGTATAACTTAGAATATGAGTGAATATTTAACATTGTCAGAAACAGCAGAACTGCTTGGTAAAAACAAGGAAACATTAAGGCGTTGGGATAGAGAAGGTAAATTATCTGCATTTCGCGAACCTATCAGCAATTATCGAGTGTATAAAAAAGTAGATGTAGAAGCAGTGTTTGCTGACTTTTTTTAAGAAAGATTTTGTAGAAACAATTTCAAACTATGTGAAACCAAATTATGAATATAAAGTCTTGGAGTTATTTGCAGGTGCAGGTGGTTTAGCTATTGGTATAGAAATGGCAGGTTTGAATTGTGTTGCACTAAATGAGATTGATAAATTTGCTTGTCAGACTTTGAGGAAAAACCGACCTGTTTGGAATGTTTTAGAAGGTGATATTAAGAATTTTGATTTTTCGGAATATAATGGAGAAGTTGATGTTATTACTGGTGGATTTCCATGTCAGGCATTTAGTTACGCAGGAAAAAAATTAGGTTTTGCTGATGCGCGTGGAACACTTTTTTATGAGTTTGCAAGAGTTGTAAAAGAGGTAAATCCTCCAATTTGTATTGGTGAAAATGTTCGTGGATTATTGAGTCACGAAAATGGAAAAACATTGCAAGGAATGATTTCTATATTAGATGAAATAGGTTATAATGTAGTTCCTGTTCAAGTTTTGAAAGCTATAAATTATAAAGTACCACAGAAACGTGAGCGTCTAATTTTGGTCGGAATAAGAAAAGATATTGATATAAAATATAATTATCCAGAACCATATAAGAAAATATATTTTTTAAAAGATGCTTTGAAAAAAGGAGAGTTGTTTGATACAAATGTTCCAAAATCAAATGGTGCAAAATATCCACAAAGTAAAAAAGATGTTTTGGATTTAGTACCACCTAAAGGTTATTGGCGTGATTTGCCTTTGGATATTCAGAAAGAATTTATGGGTGGAAGTTTCTATTTAGGTGGCGGAAAAACAGGAATTGCACGAAGAATTGGTTGGGACGAGCCTTGTTTGACCTTAACTTGCAGTCCTGCACAAAAACAAACAGAACGTTGCCATCCTGAAGAAACACGACCATTTACGGTAAGAGAATATGCAAGAATACAGACTTTCCCAGATGATTGGCAATTTGTTGGCTCTTTAGCTCAACAATATAAACAAATAGGAAATGCTGTTCCAGTTAATTTAGGTCGAGAAATAGGCTATTCAATTGTTAAGTTTTTAAATGATTATTATAGCTTGTCAAATCCTAAATAATAGCTGTAATTCTCAAACGTAATTTGATCAATGATTGAACGTTTGGATTTTTCGATTTCAGTAGTTATTTCCTCCAAAGCTGAATTTTCTTTTACTTTGTTTTCATCTTTTGCTAATTTTAAATAGTCATTAATTGCTGTTGGTAATGCTTTATATAGTTGAAAAAGTGCATCATCTTGTTTGGTAAGTAATGCGTAAAATTGGTCACCAGAAATTTTATAAACACGACTATGGCTATATTCTTTACCATTTATTTCACCTTTCCAATGTTCGTTAAAACTTCCTTTTGCTAGTATTTGAACCCAATAACATTTGGCTTTCTTATTATCGTCTGCATAACGAGCTAATTTTTGAAATAATGCTTCAGCAGAACTACTATTCATAGTGTTATGCTTGTTTTTAATATCAGCAAAAAGTGTATTGTCAGTTGCTTTAATATCAAAACCACTCATATTGCCAACTTCATAGCCATTTATTCCACCTAAAATTTGTTCATGAAATGTTCCTATTGAATTGTTTATTGATTTATCTATCTGACGAAGAATTTCAGATTGGATTAAGTTATTTTCACTAATGCTGTTAAACTTTGCATCAAAAGTCAATTTGATAATATCTATTTTATTACTATAAAAACTCTTTTTTGATATATTATTTTTAGCTTTCAAATAAGCTTTGTGTAAATTCTCAATGGAATACAACAAATGTTCATCTGAGATAAAATTCACATATTTATTTGCCATTTTTTTATTCTTGTCCAATTTATTATAAAGTTATAAATAATTTTTATTTTCTAAAGAAAAGCTTTGGATTTTTGCTAAAGTAGTAATGCTTGACTTTGCTATATATCTAATATAGAACTTTTAGGATTGTCTATATTATATTGTATTTGTATCTTTTGTCCAATGCTATAGTTAATTGTACCATTGACTAATAACTCATTTGTTCTTGTGTATTTTATGTTGTTTATATAGTATTCGTATGTAATGATGCTGATAGTATTTGTATCTATTTTTCTTTTTGTAGGTTCTATATTAATGATAGTAGCCTCAATTGATTTTGTTTGTATAGAATCATTAAACTTCATGTTGTAAAAATGACCAATAAATGTTGTTGGCTCTCTTGTATTGTATACAATCTCAATTTGTTCATTTACTTGGAACTGACTACTTGGAGCACTTGTTCTGTCTAGATATTTTTTATCATCTACAAAATATTCAATAGAAACAAAATTGCCAATATCATTTTTAAAACCACAATACAATATGGTAGCATAAGTAGTAGCACCATTGTCTAAGATTTTATGTTCTTTGTCTTTTTTATTTGTATTTGCATAAAATATTATAAGTGAAAAAAGAAGAACAATTACAGCTATTGTTATGATAATATTTACGATATTTTTCATGTGCTATTTGTTTATTTGTTCCAAGTCAGGTGCGCAAAGTTGTTGTGTAATGAATACTTTGACTTTGTTTTTATTATTATAATTACTGTCAATGCTAAAAATGAGCAGTTTACTTTGTGTAGCTAATATACGAAAAATGAATTAAAATGCAATAAAACACAATCTGTTAAATAGTATTAAGAGTATATAGAATCAGTCTATCTTTTGTATCTTGCTGTTTTTATATTTAATATTATTAATGAAATATAGTTTTGTTATATTATGTATGATATTTCTTAGTGCTTGTAGGACAATAAATACAAAAACAGAAATCATACATAATATTGTCGATTTTAATGGATACAAAAAATACATTGAAGAACAAAAAGATGTTTTACTTTTGGTAAATTTTTGGGCAACTTGGTGTAAGCCATGTGTAGAAGAACTGCCATATTTTATAAAAGCCAATCAAACCTATCAAAACAAAGATTTTAAAATATTATTTGTATCATTAGATAGGGCAGCAGATTTTGAAACAAGAGTGTTGCCATTTGCGCAACAAAAAAAAATGCAAACAGATTTGCTTTTACTCAATGATGTGAAAAATATGAATACTTGGATAAGTGCAATTAACCCAAATTGGACTGGCGCCATTCCTGCAACAATTTTATACCAAAATGGAAAGCAAATTTATTTTCATGAAGGTCAATTATCAGAAAAAGAACTAAATCAACTAATTAATAAATTTTATAAGATGAAAAAAGTACAATAATTTTAATGACATTGTTTGTTGTGTTGAGTGTTGCAGCATGCAAACCAAAAACAGAAAAACAAACAGCAGAAACAAAAACAGCAACAGTAGTGCCAACTGAAGGCTATAAAATTGGTGATGAAGCTACAGATTTTTCGCTTAAAAATATTGATGACAAAATGGTTTCTTTAGCCAATTACCCAGATGCAAAAGGATTTATTGTAATTTTTACTTGTAATCATTGTCCATATGCTATTGCCTATGAAGATAGAATTATTGCATTAGATAAAAAATATAAAGCATTGGGCCATCCAGTTATTGCCACCAATCCCAACGATCCTGAAGCACATGAAGAAGCTAGTTTTGATAAGATGAAAATAAGAGCCAAAGAAAAAGGATTTACATTTCCATATTTGTTTGATGATGGACAAACAATATTTCCACAATATGGTGCTACCAAAACACCACATATCTTTGTGTTAAATAAAGAAAACGGAAAAAATATTGTGAAATATATAGGAGCAATAGATAATAACTATGAGAATGCTGATGATGTAACAGAGAAATATGTAGAAGCAGCAGTAGATGCATTGATTGCAGGACAGCCAATAAAAACAGAAACTACTTTAGCAGTAGGTTGTAGTGTTAAGACAAAATAGATATTGCTTATTTTGCTTTATTGGAAAATAATAGGTGTTTTTATATTATATATAAATTACGCTTGAAAACTTTGTTAGCAGTGTACTTCTGAAATCTGATGTACATTGGGCGTAATATGCAAAAGCATTCACAATTATATTAATAAAAACAAGAAAATGGAAATAATAAACCCAAATGAAATTGGCGTAAAAATTTCAACTTTAATTAAAGAATCAAATGAAAAATTTTATGCAATAACACCATTTGTAAAAATTGCAGACTGGAAAAAGATAATAATTAGCATTGAGCAAGCAAAAAAGAAAAATGTTTCAATTAAGTTTTTCATACGAGAGATTGACCAAGAAAACTATGAGATATTGACAAGTCTTGGAGTTGAAATATTCAAAATTACAGGACTGCATACTAAATTATACTTTAATGAAACAGAAGCAATTATTAGTAGTATGAATTTGTATGAATTCTCAGATTTGCATTCTATTGACATAGCCATTTTATACAAAGACAGAGAAAGTTATAATAAAATTTATAACTATTATCTAAAATACATAAAACCTCATGATACTAAACATTATCTCTCAAAAACGACTGAAAACAATTTGATTAATATTCAAGAGTACTTGGTTGATAGGTTTTCAAACACTAGAATTAGCTTGTCTGGCGACTACTTGTTTTCAAGAAACTTAATACCAAAATTCGACGTATTTATTAGACAAAATGAAATGACATTAAAATTACCAAAGAAACAAGTGACAGAAAATGAAATCGATGAATTAACAACAAATATTGAAACAAATACTAAACACAAAGTCAAATTGAATAATCCAAATGAAAGCTATAAATATTATACTTGGGACATACAACTTGCAGATTTGACAAAATTTGAAATTATAGAACTTATCAGTAATCTTAGTGAGATTTAGTATTACACCCAAATGGCATGGCAGTTGCATAACGTGGTTTTTTATTTATTAGTGGGGTGAAAAATATAAAAGATAACCAAATTTATAAAAATATATCACTAAATCAAATTCATATTTCCCATTATTTACTGCACTAACACCAGTACCACAAATTATATGATTACTTTCGTCTTCTTTTAACCCTTTTATATATCCTTTTATTTTTCCAAATGGTACTTTGCCCTGAAATTTTATTTCTTTCCAATTTGAAAGTATTAATATTGAGTCTTTCTTTATATCACCCATATATACATCACTGAGTCTTAGATATTGTATGTCAAATCCTGTTTTGTTATAGATTTTTATTTGCAATTTCTCGCATTTAGAAATCCTAATTGATGTGAAAAAAAACAATATATAAATTATAATTTTCATTTATCTGTTTGACTTTAGTCTAAATCTATTTTAAATATATAACGCTTATTTAACCAAATTATTGATTTTGTTATCTAATATGTTTTTATGCAAATATTACATGCTTGGCTTTGAAAATATACACAAAATGCCTGTCTTTTCAGACAGGCATTTTTGTGTATTAGCTATAATCAAACAAATGATTAATCTATGTAGTTGTATGCTTCTAAAGTTAAGAACTCTTCAAGTGTATCTTGTAAGCTCATTTTTGTAAATAGTTCTGTTGCTAAATCAAATTTAGAATCTGCATATTTATCGCCTAAAGTAGCTTTGTATGCTTGTTTTTGTTCATCAATTAGTTTTTGAACTAACTCTGCAGTAACTTTTGTTCCATCATCTAATTTTGCATCATCATGGTGTACCCATTGCCATACTTGTGTTCTAGAAATTTCTGCTGTTGCAGCATCTTCCATCAAATTATGAATAGGAACGCAACCATTGCCACGCAACCATGCTTCTAAATATTGTATGCCTACATCGATGTTATTTTTTAATCCACCTAATGTGATAGTACCTACTGGTACTTGCAACAAATCTGCAGCAGACACATTTACATCTTCTCTTTTTACATGGATTTGATTTGGTGTTGGCATGTATTTATTAAATTCATCCATGGCAATTTGTACCAATCCTGGATGTGCTACCCAAGTACCATCGTGTCCAGCTTTTGCTTCTCTTTCTTTATCTGCTCTTACTTTTGCCAATGCTACTTCGTTTGCTTCTGGATTGTCTTTAATTGGAATTTGTGCTGCCATTCCACCCATTGCAAATGCACCACGTTTGTGACATGTTTGTATTACTAATTCTGAGTATGATTTTAAGAAATGCGTAGTCATTGTTACTTGCATTCTATCTGGTACTAAGAATTGTTTGTTTTTTACTGTACGTTTGATGAAAGAGAAAATATAATCCCAACGTCCACAATTTAAACCAGCAGAGTGGTCTCTTAGTTCATATAGTATTTCGTTTAGCTCAAATGTTGCAACGATAGTTTCTATTAATACTGTTGCTTTAATAGTGCCTCTTGGTACGCTTAAATCATCTTCAGCGTCATTAAATATATCATTCCATAATCTTGCTTCTAAATGTGATTCCATTTTTGGAAGATAGAAGTATGTGCCTTTTCCTTGCTCTAATCTTTGTTTTGCATTGTGGAAGAAATATAATGCAAAATCCCAGATACCACCACTTGCTTCTTGACCATCAACGATTACATGCTTTTCTAATAAATGCCATCCACGTGGACGAACAAATAATGCTGCATGTTCTGGATTTAATTTATATTCTTTTCCGTTTGCTTCGTTTACAAATGAAATTGTGCCTTTGTTCGCATCTCTCAAGTTCACTTGTCCTTGGATATTGTTTTCCCAAGTTGGTGCATTTGAGTCTTCAAAGTCTGCCATGAATACTTTAGCACCTGAGTTTAACGCATTGATAATCATTTTTCTATCAACTGGTCCTGTAATTTCTACTCTACGGTCTTGGATATCAGCAGGACAAGGCGCAACAGTCCATTCTGTTTCTCTGATTTCTTTTGTTTCTGGTAAAAAATCAGGTAATTCTCCTGCGTCTAATCTTACTTGTCTGTCTACTCTTTTTTGCAAGAGTTCAAGTCTTCTGCTGTTATATTTTCTTTGTAATTTAACAAAAAATGCTAATGCTTCAGGTGTGATAATTTCTGCCCATTCTGGTTTGTATGCACCTTTAATTTCTACACCTTCTAAAGTTGGATATTGTGCCATGATTTTATTTATTTTTTACGAAGATAATGAATTTATCATGTTTATCAAAACTTGAAGATGTTAAGTGAGTTTTAAACTTGGAAAGATTATAAAATACTATTTTATATTAAGTTTTTGTGGATTTTGACGTGCATCCCAAAATAAGTAAATGATTAATACATTACCTTCTATTTTGAATAACATTATAATTTGTTTGGAAACTAATGCACGCTGTGCATCTATGAATGGCGATACTGGAAAGCTTTTTGGAAATTTTTGTATTCTTTGAATTGTAAGTTGAATGTTAGATATAAATTTATCAATTACATTTTGATTCCAATGTATTCTTAAGTATTCAATAATTTCATCTAAAGATTGTTCTGCTTCTTCAGTAATAATTACTTTCATACTAAATATTTGCTGATAATAGTATTGAATTCTTTTGTGTTATTTTCTTTTGCTTGTTGAATGCTTTTTTGAAGCCTTTTTTTTACTGATTCAGGCATGTCATTGTACCAATTTTCATTTGGATTTAATTCATTTTTCAAAAATGCTTCATAGTTTTGTAAGACTTCCTCATCTTCAATCTTATCAATCAATAAATGCAATTTATCTTTTAAAATTTTTATGTCTGACATATTTAAAATTAAATCTATTTTTTCAAATATACAATAGAAAATACTATTTTATGATTAGTTTGAAACAGATTTCTTTTAATATTTTTGGCGCATGAGTATAGATAAATTTGTTTTGTATTGGATAATTTTTGGAATCATATTGTTTCCTGTTCAATTTTTTATTTCTGCACCTTATGGCCGTCATACTAATAAATCATTTGGATTACTAATTCCAAATAAAATAGGTTGGTTTTTTATGGAATCTTGGGCATTGCTCACTTTTATAATTGTGTATGCAAAGTATTTTAATACAAATATGTATTCCTTGTTTTTTGGTGCAGTTTATGCTTTGCATTATGTAAATAGAGGAATTATCTATCCATTGCGAACAAAAACTGATGGAAAGAAAATTCCGTTGTCTGTTTCATTATCTGCTATGTTGTTTAATTCTGTGAATGCTGCCTTAAATGCATATTTTTTAGGTGTGATTTGCAAATACGCTGATAATTATTTTTTGAAATGGAATTTTATTGTAGGATTGGTGCTTTTTGTTCTTGGTATTTATATTAATAATAAATCTGATAATATGTTGATTGCCTTGCGTAAGCCTGGAGAAACTGGTTATAAAATTCCTAATGGTTTTTTGTTTAAGTATATTTCTTGTCCAAATTTATTTGGAGAAATGGTGGAGTGGTTAGGTTATGCATTAATGACGTTCAATTTAGCTTCTTTATCATTTTTTATTTGGACTGTTGCCAATTTATTGCCACGTGCATATCATCATCATAAATGGTATTTAGAGCATTTTAAAGATTATCCTAAAGAAAGAAAAGCGGTGTTTCCTTTTGTTTTTTAGTTTGCAATGGAATAAAAAATAACAGCCATTTCAAGAATGAAATGGTCGCAACATTAAAACAAACAAACAATATCTATGCCTTTTGCATAAACAGGATAATTACTTCTTATTTTTTATTTGATAAGATTGACTTTTTGAACTTTTTTGCATGAATTTTATTTCATCAACACTCATGCTTTCTGCTTCTTTTACACGAGAATCATAGTTTAAGTTCACATCATTTAATTTTTGTAACTCTTCTGATTTTTCAACTAATCCTTTTTTTGTAGAAAGATAGGTCTTGTTGGTTTCCATTATTTTCTTAGCTTCTTCGTAGTTGCCTTTATCTACTTCTCTCATTGCATTTTCAAGATTTTCATTTGCCTCAAATAGTGTAATTTGTTGATGGATTTTTTCTTGGTTGCTAGCTATGTATAATTTGTTGTTTTCTGTAAATTGTTGTGCTATAGTGATGTTTAAGTTTTCATTTTTAAATGATGTTGCATCATCATAAGCTACTTTTGCTGTAAACGAAATAGGATTGGTTGCGTTGTTTGTAATTTTGTATTTAATCAATATTCCTTTTACTTCTTCTGAAAAAACATCTCTGAAATTCACTTTCAATGTGTTGCCCGTTTTTTCGTATTTGTAACCATATACTTTTTGTATTTCTACATTTGCTGGAATTTGAATTTCTAAAGAAACATTTTGTGCAACTACAGTCATTAAACCTTTCAGTTCTTTTTCAAAAATACTTGGAATTTTATCTGGAGAATCTATGAAATAATAATTTCCTGTACCTTGCTCAGCCATCGATGTCATTAAGTCTTCGTTGTAATCATTGCCAACGCCAAATGTTGAAAGTGAAATGCCATCTTCTTTATTTTTTGTAGATACAATTTTCTGAATTTGGATAGGATCTGTAATGCCTTCGTTAGCTAAACCATCAGATAATAAAAGTACTCTGTTGATGTATCCTTGTTTGAAATTTGATTTTACTTCGGCATATCCTTTTAACATTCCACCAGTAAGGTTGGTAGAGCCTCTGTCTGTAATTGTATTTATTTTATTTTTTATTAATTGTTTATTTTCAACTTTTGTAGCAGCTTGTAATACTTCTACTTCGTCATCATAAATTATTATAGATACAATATCATCTTTTGTTAAGTTATCAATCACAAATTTTGCTGCATCTTTTACATATCTAATTTTATCGCCACTCATAGAGCCACTTCTATCTATTACTAAAGAAATATTTAGTGGTAATCTTTTATTGTTTTCGTTTACAAATTTATCTGCTTTCACTTCAGTATAGAAAAAACCTTCTTTTTGGTCATTCATATAGTAGTCGTTTTGGAATCCTGCGCCTAAGTTTATTTTGCCTTTTTTTGTTTCAGCAAAGTTTTTTCCGTTGTACACTAAACTATCAGATACAGTAGTATTTACCGTAACTTTATTTTGTTCATCATTGTTGTCTGGTGTTTGCCTTGTTGTGCTAGATTTTTTTGCGCTTAATGTAAAAAACATTAATGCTGTTGCGATAATACTTAAGAATAAAAAATTTGATTTCTTCATTGTGATATTTTATGTTCCAATATTGCACATAAAATATTTGTGTAACAAATTAATTAACATCTCTTGAGTTAATATGTGTTATATTTTAATTTTATTAACTGTTTTTTTGAATAACACGTTGAACAAAAGAATAAAA carries:
- a CDS encoding thioredoxin family protein, which encodes MTLFVVLSVAACKPKTEKQTAETKTATVVPTEGYKIGDEATDFSLKNIDDKMVSLANYPDAKGFIVIFTCNHCPYAIAYEDRIIALDKKYKALGHPVIATNPNDPEAHEEASFDKMKIRAKEKGFTFPYLFDDGQTIFPQYGATKTPHIFVLNKENGKNIVKYIGAIDNNYENADDVTEKYVEAAVDALIAGQPIKTETTLAVGCSVKTK
- a CDS encoding TlpA family protein disulfide reductase: MIFLSACRTINTKTEIIHNIVDFNGYKKYIEEQKDVLLLVNFWATWCKPCVEELPYFIKANQTYQNKDFKILFVSLDRAADFETRVLPFAQQKKMQTDLLLLNDVKNMNTWISAINPNWTGAIPATILYQNGKQIYFHEGQLSEKELNQLINKFYKMKKVQ
- a CDS encoding Eco47II family restriction endonuclease; this encodes MANKYVNFISDEHLLYSIENLHKAYLKAKNNISKKSFYSNKIDIIKLTFDAKFNSISENNLIQSEILRQIDKSINNSIGTFHEQILGGINGYEVGNMSGFDIKATDNTLFADIKNKHNTMNSSSAEALFQKLARYADDNKKAKCYWVQILAKGSFNEHWKGEINGKEYSHSRVYKISGDQFYALLTKQDDALFQLYKALPTAINDYLKLAKDENKVKENSALEEITTEIEKSKRSIIDQITFENYSYYLGFDKL
- the aceB gene encoding malate synthase A, giving the protein MAQYPTLEGVEIKGAYKPEWAEIITPEALAFFVKLQRKYNSRRLELLQKRVDRQVRLDAGELPDFLPETKEIRETEWTVAPCPADIQDRRVEITGPVDRKMIINALNSGAKVFMADFEDSNAPTWENNIQGQVNLRDANKGTISFVNEANGKEYKLNPEHAALFVRPRGWHLLEKHVIVDGQEASGGIWDFALYFFHNAKQRLEQGKGTYFYLPKMESHLEARLWNDIFNDAEDDLSVPRGTIKATVLIETIVATFELNEILYELRDHSAGLNCGRWDYIFSFIKRTVKNKQFLVPDRMQVTMTTHFLKSYSELVIQTCHKRGAFAMGGMAAQIPIKDNPEANEVALAKVRADKEREAKAGHDGTWVAHPGLVQIAMDEFNKYMPTPNQIHVKREDVNVSAADLLQVPVGTITLGGLKNNIDVGIQYLEAWLRGNGCVPIHNLMEDAATAEISRTQVWQWVHHDDAKLDDGTKVTAELVQKLIDEQKQAYKATLGDKYADSKFDLATELFTKMSLQDTLEEFLTLEAYNYID
- a CDS encoding GNAT family N-acetyltransferase — encoded protein: MQLRKASHADADKIWEILQQAIEQRRLDGSEQWQNGYPNQQTIYNDIENNNGYVVVEDVTIIAYAAIIFDIEPAYNNIVGQWLSNEKYVVIHRVATANSVKGKGVATKLFGLIEAMALNNNIFSIKVDTNFDNIPMLKILDKLGYTYCGEVFFNGSARKAFEKVLK
- the mutS gene encoding DNA mismatch repair protein MutS: MSTAKVEKETPLMQQFNKIKQKYPDAILLFRVGDFYETFGSDAVKAADVLGIVLTKRANGSQKDLELAGFPFHAVDTYLPKLVKAGYRVAICEQLEDPKSTKGIVKRGVTELITPGVTINDKILDHKSNNFLASVFYENEQVGVAFLDISTGEFFVAQGNVDYLDKLLQSYTPSEVVFPKHQQKKFNANYANKYHIYAIDDWVYQDDFLEKKLLQHFQVQTLKGFGLDNIPIGIKAAGACLHYLNEAEHKSLEHITQINRIENNNYVWLDRFTARNLELIHTMHENGVSLLNVLDKTVAPMGSRMMKRWIAMPLKNKSSIDERLNAVEFLIKEQEIAHQLIQNIKIIGDLERIISKVSLSKISPRELNQLKKALFAIEDIKNTCTQTKHITLNKIGEQINLCTSVKEKIDSTIEEQAPVAIQKGNTIKNGVSKELDELRVISTSGKDYLTQLQNSEIEKTGISSLKIGFNNVFGYFLEVRNTHKDKVPTEWIRKQTLVNAERYITPELKIYEEKILGAEEKILNIEEAIFNELVQYISDYVKVIQLNAYLIAQLDCLLSFAHIAQKNNYRKPNINDDNTLKIKEGRHPVIEQQLPLGEQYIPNDVFLDNDSQQIIIITGPNMSGKSAILRQTALIVLMAQMGSFVPAQFAEIGIIDKLFTRVGASDNLSLGESTFMVEMIETASIINNITEKSLVLLDEIGRGTSTYDGISIAWSLVEYLHNNKIAKPKTMFATHYHELNELADKFERIKNYNVAVQESNNKVVFLRKLVEGGSGHSFGIHVAKMAGLPNSIINRANEILLELENNRNISSDISQTLKKLPENQNFQLNMFSMDDPRLLKLKEVIEKVDINSITPVEALLKLNELRKLL